The genome window TGCTTTCCCGTGACCCGGTATAGGACTGTCATCGCACAGATCATAAGAGAATTCCATGAAGTAAGAATTTTATCGTCCAGATGGAGCTTCGCCCGGGTTTTACGATAATCATATAAGGCCTTTTTCTCTCTGTCAAATGCTGCGGAGATTTCATTGCCATTCAAGAGGTTCGGAATATTCTTCCCCTCAAAATTCCCTTCCCTCGTAATCCCAAAATATGCGCAGAATCGGTTTCCGCTCTCCTCTCCCAGAACTTTGCATATTTCACCATAACTCCATACGTAGTATTTCCCCTCTTCTCCTTCGCTGTCCGCATCCTGGGCAGAGTAAAATTCTCCGTCCTCCCCTGTCATTTCCCGCAAAATATACTCCGCTGTTTTCTCTGCCGTATCAAGCAGCCTGTCATCGCCGGACGCCTTGTATGCCGCAGAATATGCCAGTATCAGCAGCGCATTGTCATACAGCATTTTTTCAAAATGCGGCACCAGATAGTATCTGTCTGTGGAATATCTTGAAAATCCATAGCCGATCTGGTCAAAGATGCCTCCTCTGCGCATTTTATCCAGAGTGAACGTCACCTGCTCAAATGTCGTTTTTTCTTCATGAATCTGTGAATACAATGTCAGAAAAATCAGATTATGAGGGGTTGGGAATTTGGGTGCCTGCCCAAATCCACCGCACTCCTCGTCAAAACTCTGCGAAAAAATCGCTGCAGCCTGTTTAGGAAGATTCTCATCGCCATCCCCGGATATTTTATTGTCCCGCGTACCCAGATGCGCGAGTATCGTATCTGCCGATGCTGTCAGCTTTTCCTTCTGGCTATTCCATTTATCCACAATGGCAAGCAGCAAATCCCGAAATCCCATCCTGCCATAATGTGATTCGGGCGAAAAATATGTCCCTGCAAAAAACGGTCTTTGCTGCGCCGTCATAAAAATACTCATGGGCCAGCCTCCACTTCCGGTCAACGTCTGACAAACATTCATGTAAACGCTGTCAATGTCGGGCCGTTCCTCCCGATCTACCTTAATGGATACAAAATATCGGTTGAGAATCTCCGCAATTTCCGCATTTTCAAAGCTCTCATGTGCCATGACATGACACCAGTGGCATGTACTGTAGCCGATGCTTAAAAATATCGGTTTGTTCTCCCGGTTCGCCTTCTCAAACGCCTCATCACCCCAGGGATACCAATCCACAGGATTGTCCGCATGTTGTAAAAGATAGGGACTGGTCTGTTCTTTTAAATGATTGCTCATATCATATCTTCCTCTTTCTTTTCATTTATCTGATATTTTGCACCATCGTCAGCAAATTATGCTTTATTATTTTATGCATCTCCATATGTTTACCAATGAAAACGGTGATCCGCAAGTCCCGGCATTTTCTTTTCCAAATCCTCTTGTAACTTCTCACGGAATCATATAAGATATTCCTTAGACATTATTCTAAAATAAGATAAGAACTGCCGTCTGACCGGCAGTTTCATGGGAGGTTTATGAAAAAGAAAAAGGCTTTGGATCTGACTTCGGGTCCGATTCTAAAAACACTTGCCGGATTGGCACTGCCGATCATGGCTTCTTCTTTTCTTGCGACAGCGTATAACCTGACGGATATGGCATGGATCGGAATGCTCGGCTCAAAAGCCGTGGCCGGTATAGGCGTAGGGGGAATGTATGTCTGGCTGTCGCAGGGGCTGGTCGCACTGGCCCGTATGGGCGGGCAGGTCAATGTTGCCCAATGCTGCGGAAGTGGGGAAAAGCAGCGGGCGCAGCATTACTCGGGGGCCGCGATTTGGCTCACCATCGTGTTCGGCGTCATATTTACGGCTATCTGCCTCACATTCACTGATCCGCTGATTGCTATTTTTAATGTGGGAGATCCTGAAACGCTCACCGCCGCAAAAGTTTATATGCGCATTACCTGTGGGCTTACGCTATTTCCTTTCCTTACGCTAACTTTGACCG of Roseburia hominis contains these proteins:
- a CDS encoding thioredoxin domain-containing protein — protein: MSNHLKEQTSPYLLQHADNPVDWYPWGDEAFEKANRENKPIFLSIGYSTCHWCHVMAHESFENAEIAEILNRYFVSIKVDREERPDIDSVYMNVCQTLTGSGGWPMSIFMTAQQRPFFAGTYFSPESHYGRMGFRDLLLAIVDKWNSQKEKLTASADTILAHLGTRDNKISGDGDENLPKQAAAIFSQSFDEECGGFGQAPKFPTPHNLIFLTLYSQIHEEKTTFEQVTFTLDKMRRGGIFDQIGYGFSRYSTDRYYLVPHFEKMLYDNALLILAYSAAYKASGDDRLLDTAEKTAEYILREMTGEDGEFYSAQDADSEGEEGKYYVWSYGEICKVLGEESGNRFCAYFGITREGNFEGKNIPNLLNGNEISAAFDREKKALYDYRKTRAKLHLDDKILTSWNSLMICAMTVLYRVTGKQIYRSAAEKAYCFIERHLADGNQLYVSCRDYTRSVKGFLNEYAYYTAALISLYEATLRPEYLKRAKQICNEARQQFEDENGGYFLYGTRNEGLITKPKESYDGALPSGNSVMAYCLVRLSQILPDDIAGRGNAEVQKEEDEQAVRKQFAYMSAEAEHYPAGYSMFLIARLLYRYPPQKITVVLAEEECVEKIITGLPLYADIKIVTEATEEFKLLNDKTTYYVCKDHTCLPPTNNYSPQNFIR